A genomic segment from Necator americanus strain Aroian chromosome III, whole genome shotgun sequence encodes:
- a CDS encoding hypothetical protein (NECATOR_CHRIII.G11877.T1) has protein sequence MWNQFPAEQTEEIEAVVSCFGEKFVSVDSSGEELRGVILVVLEPRSKPIVVCASDGKTHGQFETTQLSPVDLRFRLPAEYPAKKATVDVDCIWMPTSMKNVISKRLDDILQENIGSAVLFLCCEEVKKIVNNTELPELHLEENYFARKNKMQPMEMLEKVREECEKAELDEFEAHCHDCEVCFENKTGRECVRFSPCRHTFCKECVAAYFKEKLLQEISLLSCPSDSCVTNAPQKLIVELLGEEAFERYERLLLSRVLNGMSDMATCPRIACQKPAALSQIIDNLATCLVCGHSFCTKCFKAYHGVQKCRTKYNLSVFVENSDFTWGFQEVSLLEFLRATDEERTQMGYWYGGIEKLEAEMEALIKEKEWRSYAWIEENVPDRCPGCAIAIQKNEGCNHMYCTMCGTRFCWNCKVILNSHNINRHSNGNCERAAQS, from the exons ATGTGGAATCAGTTTCCGGCTGAACAGACAGAAGAAATCGAAGCTGTTGTCAGTTGTTTTGGCGAGAAATTCGTATCTGTCGACTCAAGCGGTGAAGAACTCAGAGGAGTTATTTTGGTGGTGTTGGAACCAAGATCGAAGCCGATCGTTGTTTGTGCTTCTGACGGAAAAA CACATGGACAATTTGAGACAACTCAGCTCTCTCCGGTAGATCTTCGGTTCCGATTGCCTGCAGAGTATCCGGCCAAGAAGGCAACTGTCGATGTGGATTGCATCTGGATGCCCACTTCTATG aaaaatgtgatatCGAAGCGACTAGACGATATCCTTCAAGAGAACATCGGATCTgccgttttgtttttgtgctgtgaagaagtgaaaaagatTGTGAACAACACCGAACTCCCCGAGTTGCATCTGGAAGAGAACTACTTCGCTCGGAAGAAT AAAATGCAACCAAtggaaatgttggaaaaagtGAGAGAAGAATGTGAAAAAGCTGAACTAGACGAATTCGAAGCACATTGTCATGACTGTGAG GTGTGTTTTGAGAACAAAACTGGCCGTGAATGCGTTCGGTTCTCGCCTTGCAGGCATACGTTTTGCAAAGAATGTGTGGCCGCTTATTTCAAGGAAAAGCTCCTTCAAGAG ATCTCGTTGCTTTCATGTCCAAGTGACAGCTGTGTGACGAATGCTCCTCAAAAGTTGATCGTTGAACTTCTAGGCGAG GAAGCGTTTGAACGCTACGAACGGCTCCTTCTGTCCAGAGTTCTGAATGGCATGAGTGATATGGCCACTTGTCCAAGAATTGCTTGCCAGAAACCTGCTGCCCTCAGTCAAAT aataGATAACTTGGCAACCTGTCTTGTATGCGGCCATTCATTCTGCACTAAATGTTTCAAAGCGTATCACGGAGTTCAAAAGTGTCGAACCAAATACAATCTCTCTG TCTTCGTAGAGAACAGTGACTTCACATGGGGGTTCCAAGAAGTGTCTTTGCTGGAGTTTCTTAGAGCGACCGACGAAGAACGAACTCAGATGGGATATTGGTATGGAGGAATTGAAAAACTAGAG GCTGAAATGGAAGCGTTAATAAAGGAGAAAGAGTGGCGCAGCTACGCATGGATTGAAGAAAACGTTCCAGACAGGTGTCCTGGGTGTGCCATTGCGATCCAG aaaaacgaaGGTTGTAATCATATGTATTGTACGATGTGTGGGACAAGATTCTGTTGGAACTGCAAAGTAATACTCAATTCACACAACATAAATCGACATTCCAATGGC AACTGTGAAAGAGCTGCTCAATCCTAA